The following proteins are encoded in a genomic region of Fimbriiglobus ruber:
- a CDS encoding RHS repeat-associated core domain-containing protein, producing the protein MYDADNRAVATIDPLGDTTTTTYDAAGQAVAVTDPRGGVTTTTYDVRGRAVATTDPLGDTTTTAYDAADRPVAVTDPLGNTSTTVYDTSSRVVATVDPLGDRTTTVYNAAGQMVATIDPRGDTTTTVYDTLGRPVATINPLGHTSTVVYDADDRVVATIDPLGDVTTTTYDVASDPISVTDPLGDVTTTVYDAAGQVVATIDPLGNETRYVFDAAGRPVATIDPLGDTTTTAYDAAGNLVATTDPLNHTTTTVFDAANRPIATIDALGERTTVAYDAAGDPVATTDPLNHTTTIVYDAADRPIAQVDALGERTTVAYDAAGNVVATTDPLNHTTTIVYDAANRPIAQIDALNERTTVAYDAAGNVVATTDPLNHTTTTVYDAANQAIATVDPLGDITTTTYDAAGRVLAVTDPLDHTTTYAYDADGRPTSSLNPLEQATVVVYDAAGNAIASVDPLGNRTTTVYDAADRPVAQIDALGDTTTTVYDAAGNAVSTTDPLNHTTTTVYDADNRAIASVDPLGNITTTAYDAAGNTLATVDPLGDRTTYGYDADDRQVTVKDALGGVTTTTYDAAGNQLAVVDPDGNATTYTYDAADQMISQTDPLGHVSTFAYDAAGRETGTTDPTGRRIAYGYDADDRQTTETWYASGGGTVQTLTFTYDAAGNQLTAQAPVGTYTLTYDADDRVAAVSEPFGLGLTFTYDAAGNRTGVADSLGGVETLTFDALDRQSTLQFDDGTGSGGSGGSGGSGGSGGSGGSGGSASGIQEVRTYDAGGNLSTVTRQSATGFGWSTVGTTTYAYDADNRTTGITDSGAGGGALASYAYAYDAASRLTHETDDGIGTTYTYDTTGQVTAAGAVTYSYDANGNRTDPGYATGTGNEVTTDGTWTYTYDAAGNTTGKTDTAGDAWAYTYNNADQMTSAAYTPGGSGGSGGGSGSPTEVATYVYDAFGNQIEEDATIGGVTTVTREGFDGWNPANAGGAGNGSFNAWADLNGSDALVTRRVYGPGADELTARETAGGTVGWYLTDDLGSIRGITDGSGNPLTTIGYDAFGDVTTDSTPAAADRFGYAGVATDPVTGLESNGNGAREYNPALGRFAQQDPTGFGGGDGNLYRYAGNDPLTKIDPSGKLALTPTEAQMTVVSPIAPSGDVAWATPGYDTSTVTQIGQATDTTGIDSSSLASPTYTQVSATPEVPVLSPPAPPALSPPAPPAGEAPKPNPGKTLPPPPFPGLLDPIGAITGAIGPIAGALPVPQAPGIPNPFRPNPFVPPLVKIALSQLIEMMASDNFQVRDAAYIQILNLITSLKGSPFQRLLGPMYSYLERLSRNHPDPEVRNRLTIILDRTKLEWEAF; encoded by the coding sequence GTGTACGACGCCGACAACCGGGCCGTCGCCACCATCGACCCGCTCGGGGACACGACGACCACGACGTACGACGCGGCCGGGCAGGCGGTCGCCGTCACCGACCCCCGCGGGGGCGTGACCACGACCACCTACGACGTCCGCGGCCGCGCGGTCGCGACGACCGACCCGCTCGGGGACACGACGACCACGGCGTACGACGCGGCCGACCGCCCGGTGGCGGTGACCGACCCGCTCGGGAACACGTCGACGACCGTGTACGACACCTCGAGCCGGGTGGTCGCGACCGTCGACCCGCTCGGCGACCGGACGACCACGGTGTACAACGCGGCCGGGCAGATGGTCGCCACCATCGACCCCCGCGGGGACACGACGACGACGGTGTACGACACCCTGGGCCGGCCGGTCGCGACGATCAATCCGCTCGGGCACACGTCGACCGTGGTGTACGACGCCGACGACCGCGTCGTCGCCACCATCGACCCGCTCGGGGACGTCACCACCACGACCTACGACGTGGCGAGCGACCCGATCTCCGTGACTGACCCACTCGGGGACGTCACGACAACCGTTTACGACGCGGCCGGACAGGTCGTCGCGACGATCGACCCGCTCGGGAACGAAACCCGGTACGTCTTCGACGCCGCCGGCCGGCCAGTCGCCACCATCGACCCGCTCGGGGACACGACGACGACCGCGTACGACGCGGCTGGCAACCTAGTCGCGACGACCGACCCGCTCAACCACACCACCACCACCGTCTTCGACGCCGCCAACCGCCCGATCGCGACCATCGACGCGCTCGGCGAGCGGACCACGGTCGCGTACGACGCGGCCGGCGACCCGGTCGCCACCACCGATCCCTTGAACCATACGACCACCATCGTCTACGATGCGGCCGACCGGCCCATTGCTCAGGTCGATGCCCTGGGCGAGCGGACCACGGTCGCGTACGACGCGGCCGGCAACGTCGTCGCCACCACCGATCCCTTGAACCATACGACCACCATTGTTTACGACGCCGCCAACCGGCCCATCGCCCAGATCGACGCCCTGAACGAACGGACGACGGTCGCGTACGACGCGGCCGGCAACGTCGTCGCCACCACCGATCCCTTGAACCACACCACGACCACCGTGTACGACGCCGCCAACCAGGCGATCGCGACCGTCGATCCGCTCGGCGACATCACCACCACGACCTACGACGCGGCCGGGCGGGTGCTGGCGGTGACCGACCCGCTCGACCACACCACCACCTACGCCTACGACGCGGACGGCCGCCCGACGAGCAGCCTGAACCCGCTCGAACAGGCCACGGTGGTCGTCTACGACGCGGCCGGCAACGCGATCGCGTCCGTCGACCCGCTCGGCAACCGGACCACGACCGTCTACGACGCGGCCGACCGGCCCGTGGCCCAGATCGACGCCCTCGGGGACACGACCACCACCGTCTACGACGCGGCCGGCAATGCGGTGTCCACTACCGACCCACTCAACCACACGACCACCACCGTCTACGACGCCGATAACCGGGCGATCGCGTCCGTCGACCCACTCGGAAACATCACGACCACCGCCTACGACGCGGCCGGGAACACGCTGGCGACGGTCGACCCGCTGGGCGACCGGACGACGTACGGGTACGACGCGGACGACCGCCAGGTGACGGTCAAGGACGCCCTCGGCGGTGTTACCACAACCACGTACGACGCGGCCGGCAACCAACTCGCGGTAGTCGACCCGGACGGGAACGCGACCACGTACACCTATGACGCGGCCGACCAGATGATCTCTCAGACGGACCCGCTCGGGCACGTGAGCACGTTCGCGTATGACGCGGCCGGGCGGGAGACGGGGACGACCGATCCGACCGGGCGGCGGATCGCGTATGGGTACGACGCGGACGATCGACAAACGACCGAGACGTGGTACGCGTCCGGTGGCGGGACGGTCCAGACCCTGACGTTCACGTACGACGCGGCCGGGAACCAACTGACGGCCCAGGCCCCGGTCGGGACGTACACCCTGACGTACGACGCCGACGACCGGGTGGCGGCGGTCTCCGAGCCGTTCGGCCTGGGACTCACGTTCACGTACGACGCGGCCGGCAATCGGACCGGGGTGGCGGACAGCCTGGGCGGGGTCGAGACGCTCACGTTCGACGCCCTCGACCGCCAGTCGACCCTCCAGTTCGACGACGGCACGGGGAGCGGTGGTAGTGGAGGAAGCGGTGGCAGCGGGGGAAGTGGTGGAAGCGGAGGCAGTGGTGGGAGCGCGAGCGGGATTCAGGAGGTGCGGACGTACGACGCGGGCGGGAATCTGTCGACCGTCACCCGGCAGTCGGCGACCGGGTTCGGGTGGTCGACGGTCGGGACGACCACGTACGCGTATGACGCCGACAACCGGACGACCGGGATTACCGATTCGGGCGCCGGTGGCGGAGCCTTGGCCAGTTACGCGTACGCGTACGACGCGGCCAGCCGGTTGACGCACGAGACGGACGACGGGATCGGGACGACCTACACGTACGACACGACCGGGCAGGTGACGGCGGCCGGAGCGGTTACGTATTCGTACGACGCGAACGGCAACCGGACCGACCCGGGGTACGCGACCGGGACGGGAAACGAGGTGACGACGGACGGGACGTGGACGTATACGTACGACGCGGCCGGAAACACGACCGGGAAGACGGACACGGCCGGGGACGCGTGGGCGTACACGTACAATAACGCCGACCAGATGACATCGGCCGCATATACGCCTGGCGGGTCAGGCGGGTCCGGCGGCGGGTCCGGGTCACCGACCGAGGTGGCCACGTACGTGTACGACGCGTTCGGCAACCAGATCGAGGAAGACGCGACGATCGGGGGCGTCACCACCGTGACTCGGGAGGGGTTCGACGGGTGGAACCCGGCGAATGCGGGCGGGGCCGGGAACGGGTCGTTCAACGCGTGGGCCGACCTGAACGGGAGCGACGCCCTGGTGACCCGCCGGGTGTACGGCCCGGGGGCCGACGAGTTAACGGCCCGGGAGACGGCCGGGGGGACCGTTGGGTGGTATCTGACCGACGACCTGGGCAGTATCCGCGGGATCACCGACGGGAGTGGCAATCCGCTCACGACCATCGGGTACGACGCGTTCGGAGACGTGACGACCGACTCGACTCCGGCCGCGGCCGACCGGTTCGGGTACGCCGGGGTGGCCACCGATCCGGTCACCGGGCTGGAGTCGAACGGGAACGGGGCTCGGGAATACAACCCGGCACTGGGGCGGTTCGCCCAGCAAGACCCGACCGGATTCGGGGGCGGGGACGGAAACCTGTACCGGTATGCCGGGAACGACCCGTTGACCAAGATCGATCCGTCAGGCAAACTGGCGTTGACCCCGACTGAGGCTCAGATGACTGTAGTATCACCGATTGCTCCATCCGGGGATGTGGCATGGGCAACCCCAGGCTACGATACTTCGACAGTAACACAAATCGGACAAGCAACCGACACAACCGGAATTGATTCCAGCTCTCTTGCTAGTCCGACGTATACTCAAGTGTCGGCGACGCCAGAAGTTCCCGTTCTATCCCCACCCGCTCCTCCCGCTCTATCCCCACCCGCTCCTCCCGCTGGAGAAGCACCCAAACCTAATCCCGGCAAGACGTTGCCTCCACCTCCTTTTCCTGGACTATTAGATCCGATCGGCGCTATAACAGGAGCTATTGGTCCCATTGCAGGGGCCTTGCCGGTACCCCAAGCACCTGGTATACCAAATCCGTTTAGACCGAATCCATTTGTTCCACCGTTAGTCAAAATTGCATTGTCGCAACTTATAGAAATGATGGCGAGTGACAATTTTCAAGTACGTGATGCGGCATATATCCAAATATTAAATTTGATCACATCACTTAAAGGATCGCCTTTTCAAAGACTTTTAGGTCCAATGTATAGTTATCTTGAGCGCCTATCAAGAAATCACCCCGACCCAGAGGTTCGCAATCGTCTGACAATCATACTTGACAGAACAAAACTGGAATGGGAGGCATTCTGA